A single region of the Cucumis melo cultivar AY chromosome 3, USDA_Cmelo_AY_1.0, whole genome shotgun sequence genome encodes:
- the LOC103488231 gene encoding uncharacterized protein LOC103488231 has protein sequence MDNGDATLCDYKRPVQHLQGVAELPENNIEVRVPQPSGKQVLHNKIQVEATKVEDREEAGQSNHSSLLRSRLLAPLGIPFCSASTGGPHKTRPVDCGGDFSFGDVGHLLDTESLRRRMEQIAAVQGLGSVSADCANILNKVLDVYLKQLIRSCVDLVGAWPAYEPEKPLAHKQQIQGKVINGMLPNNQLHGRHSNGNEEVVHEHRLQCSISLLDFKVAMELNPTQLGEDWPLLLEKICMRAFGE, from the coding sequence ATGGATAATGGTGATGCAACACTATGTGACTATAAGAGACCAGTGCAGCATCTGCAAGGAGTTGCTGAACTACCTGAAAACAATATTGAGGTTAGAGTTCCACAACCGTCAGGAAAGCAAGTCCTACATAATAAGATCCAAGTTGAAGCAACCAAGGTTGAAGACAGAGAAGAAGCAGGACAGTCAAATCACTCGAGTTTACTTCGGAGCCGATTACTTGCACCTCTTGGGATTCCTTTTTGCTCAGCTAGTACTGGCGGGCCCCACAAAACAAGGCCGGTGGATTGTGGGGGTGATTTTAGCTTTGGTGATGTTGGTCATTTGTTGGATACTGAGTCGTTGAGACGACGCATGGAACAAATTGCTGCTGTACAGGGCCTAGGCAGTGTTTCTGCAGATTGTGCTAATATTTTGAATAAGGTGTTGGATGTATATTTGAAGCAGTTAATTAGGTCTTGTGTTGACTTGGTCGGAGCGTGGCCTGCATATGAGCCTGAGAAACCTCTTGCTCATAAGCAGCAGATTCAGGGGAAGGTTATCAATGGCATGTTGCCAAATAATCAATTACACGGACGACATAGCAATGGAAATGAAGAAGTTGTGCATGAGCACAGGTTACAGTGTTCAATATCGTTGCTCGACTTCAAGGTAGCAATGGAGCTTAATCCAACACAACTAGGGGAAGACTGGCCTTTGTTACTGGAGAAAATTTGTATGCGTGCCTTCGGGGAATGA